Proteins encoded in a region of the Paucibacter sediminis genome:
- a CDS encoding YceI family protein translates to MRGALALLLVFVLAACARVPGPVVEPPAQAVVAAPPGLWSVDASASQLRILVLRGGRLAALGHNHVLGLPPLRGGVQMPAALLELSFRLDELEFDRPAWRAALGPDFASVPDADSIAATRRNMLIALEAERFPLVRLQARGLDGETLRLDLTLHGQTRSISVPLQLDLRAHSLRARTRFAIKQSDFGIQPFSVLGGLLAVQDELRIEADLWLRP, encoded by the coding sequence GTGAGGGGCGCGCTGGCGCTGCTGCTCGTGTTTGTGCTTGCCGCCTGCGCGCGTGTGCCCGGCCCGGTGGTCGAGCCGCCAGCCCAGGCTGTCGTGGCGGCGCCGCCGGGCCTGTGGTCGGTGGATGCCAGCGCCTCGCAGCTGCGCATCCTGGTGCTGCGCGGCGGCCGCCTGGCGGCCCTGGGCCACAACCATGTGCTGGGCCTGCCGCCGCTGCGGGGCGGGGTGCAAATGCCCGCTGCGCTGCTGGAGCTGAGCTTTCGCCTGGACGAGCTGGAATTCGACCGACCGGCCTGGCGCGCCGCGCTGGGGCCGGACTTCGCCTCGGTGCCGGATGCCGACAGCATCGCCGCCACGCGCCGGAACATGCTGATCGCGCTGGAGGCCGAGCGCTTTCCGCTGGTGCGGCTGCAGGCCCGGGGCCTGGACGGCGAAACCCTGCGGCTGGACCTGACGCTGCACGGCCAGACGCGCTCCATCAGCGTGCCGCTGCAGCTGGACCTGCGGGCGCACAGCTTGCGCGCCCGCACGCGCTTTGCCATCAAGCAAAGCGATTTCGGCATCCAGCCCTTCAGTGTGCTGGGCGGGCTGCTGGCGGTGCAGGACGAGCTGCGCATCGAGGCGGATCTCTGGCTGAGGCCCTAA
- a CDS encoding ATP-binding cassette domain-containing protein has protein sequence MHPLSLEFEAGAWLAPPARDCAQRGPRQQAGLGLRLQGIAKSYGARQVLQGVDLEIAPGEFVAVVGRSGCGKSTLLRLLAQLESADGGALASDDGQPLARHREDIRIMFQEARLLPWKTVLDNIALGLAGPDARERAREALAQVGLAERAQDWPARLSGGQRQRVALARALVHAPRLLLLDEPLGALDALTRIEMHRLLESLWQRHGFTALLVTHDVAEAVAVAGRVLLIEDRGVALDRRIELPRPRQHGAPAFARHEAAILGRVLQRPAEAAEPPPLRLVSARFAT, from the coding sequence ATGCATCCGCTCAGCCTTGAATTCGAAGCCGGCGCCTGGCTGGCGCCGCCGGCGCGTGACTGCGCCCAGCGCGGCCCGCGCCAGCAGGCGGGCCTGGGCCTGCGCCTGCAAGGCATCGCCAAGTCCTATGGCGCGCGCCAGGTCCTGCAGGGCGTGGACCTGGAGATCGCGCCGGGCGAGTTCGTCGCCGTCGTCGGCCGCAGCGGTTGCGGCAAGAGCACGCTGCTGCGCCTGCTGGCCCAGCTGGAGAGCGCCGACGGCGGCGCGCTCGCCAGCGACGACGGCCAGCCGCTGGCGCGGCACCGCGAGGACATCCGCATCATGTTCCAGGAGGCGCGCCTGCTGCCCTGGAAGACGGTGCTGGACAACATCGCGCTGGGCCTGGCCGGCCCGGACGCCCGCGAGCGCGCCCGCGAAGCGCTGGCCCAGGTGGGCCTGGCCGAGCGCGCGCAGGACTGGCCGGCCCGGCTCTCGGGCGGCCAGCGCCAGCGCGTGGCGCTGGCGCGCGCCCTCGTGCATGCGCCGCGCCTGCTGCTGCTGGACGAGCCCCTGGGCGCGCTGGATGCGCTCACCCGCATCGAGATGCACCGCCTGCTCGAGTCGCTGTGGCAGCGCCACGGCTTCACCGCCCTGCTGGTCACCCACGACGTCGCCGAGGCGGTGGCGGTGGCCGGGCGCGTGCTCTTGATCGAGGACCGCGGCGTGGCACTGGATCGCCGCATCGAGCTGCCCCGGCCACGCCAGCATGGCGCGCCGGCGTTTGCGCGCCATGAGGCGGCGATTCTCGGGCGCGTGCTGCAGCGGCCCGCCGAAGCGGCCGAGCCACCGCCGCTGCGGCTGGTGTCAGCGCGCTTCGCGACTTAG
- the ssuC gene encoding aliphatic sulfonate ABC transporter permease SsuC gives MQLLLLSNWRARLTPWLLPLLILLGWELAASQGWLSSRVLPEPLAVLRALVNLADSGELWTHVAVSTRRAALGFAIGGGLGLLLGLLTGSFRGAETLLDSSLQMLRNIPPLALIPLVILWFGIDESAKLFLVALGVFFPIYLNTFHGIRSVDPGLVEMARSYGLAGWPLYRHVVLPGALPGILVGLRFSLGLMWVILIVAETISAQAGIGYMTMNAREFLQTDVVLLGILLYAALGKLADLLAKGLERWWLRWHPSHGTGI, from the coding sequence ATGCAACTGCTCTTGCTCTCCAACTGGCGCGCCCGCCTCACGCCCTGGCTGCTGCCGCTGCTGATCCTGCTGGGCTGGGAGCTCGCCGCCAGCCAGGGCTGGCTCTCCAGCCGCGTGCTGCCCGAGCCCCTGGCGGTGCTGCGGGCCCTCGTGAACCTGGCCGACAGCGGCGAGCTCTGGACCCATGTGGCGGTGAGCACGCGCCGCGCCGCGCTGGGCTTTGCCATCGGCGGCGGCCTGGGCCTGCTGCTGGGCCTCTTGACCGGCAGCTTCCGCGGCGCCGAGACCTTGCTGGACTCCAGCCTGCAGATGCTGCGCAACATCCCGCCGCTGGCGCTGATCCCGCTGGTGATCCTGTGGTTCGGCATCGACGAAAGCGCCAAGCTCTTTCTGGTCGCGCTGGGGGTATTCTTCCCGATCTACCTCAACACCTTCCACGGCATCCGCTCGGTGGACCCGGGGCTGGTGGAGATGGCGCGCAGCTACGGCCTCGCGGGCTGGCCGCTCTACCGCCATGTGGTGCTGCCCGGCGCCCTGCCCGGCATCCTGGTGGGCCTGCGCTTCAGCCTCGGCCTGATGTGGGTGATCCTGATCGTGGCCGAGACCATCTCGGCCCAGGCCGGCATCGGCTACATGACCATGAATGCGCGCGAGTTCCTGCAGACCGATGTGGTGCTACTGGGCATCCTGCTCTATGCGGCCCTGGGCAAGCTGGCCGATCTGCTGGCCAAGGGCCTGGAACGCTGGTGGCTGCGCTGGCACCCCAGCCATGGCACAGGCATCTGA
- the ssuD gene encoding FMNH2-dependent alkanesulfonate monooxygenase: MKIFWFIPTHGDSRYLGTAKGGRQADFNYFKQVAVAADSLGYEGVLIPTGRSCEDPWTVATSLIDATRHLKFLVALRPGLVTPVQSARIAATFDRLSGGRLLVNLVTGGDADELEGDGLFLPHAERYELSAEFLDIWRETLARSHRGEALDYVGKHLRVKGAKLLYPPLQRPYPPLFFGGSSPAAHELAAQQLDTYLSWGEPLPAVAAKLADIRSRAAAHGRTLKFGIRLHVIVRETEQAAWAAAAELIQHLEPETVAAAQRKFAQMDSVGQRRMAELHGGRYDPSDVRKGLEVAPNLWAGVGLVRGGAGTALVGNPQQVADRIQEYAALGLEYFVLSGYPHLEESYRFAELVFPLLPLALREKLSQPQLTGPFGEIVANSYAPRQTAAS; the protein is encoded by the coding sequence CTGAAGATCTTCTGGTTCATCCCCACCCACGGCGACAGCCGCTATCTGGGCACCGCCAAGGGCGGCCGCCAGGCCGACTTCAACTACTTCAAGCAGGTGGCCGTGGCCGCCGACTCATTGGGTTATGAGGGCGTGCTGATCCCCACCGGCCGCAGCTGCGAAGACCCCTGGACGGTGGCCACCAGCCTGATCGACGCGACCCGACATCTCAAGTTCCTGGTGGCGCTGCGGCCGGGGCTGGTGACGCCGGTGCAATCGGCGCGCATTGCCGCCACCTTCGACCGCCTCTCGGGCGGCCGCCTGCTGGTGAACCTGGTGACCGGCGGCGACGCCGACGAGCTGGAGGGCGACGGCCTGTTCCTGCCCCATGCCGAGCGCTATGAACTCTCCGCCGAGTTCCTCGACATCTGGCGCGAGACGCTGGCACGCAGCCACCGCGGCGAGGCCCTCGACTATGTGGGCAAGCACCTCCGGGTGAAGGGCGCCAAGCTGCTCTACCCGCCGCTGCAGCGGCCCTATCCGCCGCTGTTCTTCGGCGGCTCCTCGCCGGCCGCGCATGAGCTGGCCGCGCAGCAGCTCGACACCTACCTCAGCTGGGGCGAGCCGCTGCCCGCGGTGGCCGCCAAGCTGGCCGACATCCGCAGCCGTGCCGCCGCCCATGGCCGCACGCTCAAGTTCGGCATCCGCCTGCATGTGATCGTGCGCGAAACCGAGCAGGCCGCCTGGGCCGCCGCGGCCGAGCTGATCCAGCATCTCGAGCCCGAGACCGTGGCCGCGGCACAGCGCAAGTTCGCGCAGATGGACAGCGTGGGCCAGCGCCGCATGGCCGAGCTGCACGGCGGCCGCTACGACCCCAGCGATGTGCGCAAGGGCCTCGAGGTGGCGCCGAATCTGTGGGCCGGCGTGGGCCTGGTGCGCGGCGGCGCCGGCACCGCCCTGGTGGGCAACCCCCAGCAGGTGGCCGATCGCATCCAGGAATATGCGGCGCTGGGCCTGGAGTACTTCGTGCTCTCCGGCTATCCGCATCTGGAGGAGTCCTACCGCTTTGCTGAGCTGGTGTTCCCGCTGCTGCCGCTGGCGCTGCGCGAGAAGCTCAGCCAGCCGCAGCTCACCGGCCCGTTCGGCGAGATCGTCGCCAACAGCTATGCGCCCAGGCAGACCGCCGCCAGCTGA
- a CDS encoding sulfonate ABC transporter substrate-binding protein encodes MKTHALLRSLTQRLGALALACAMPLAQAQGGDQLRIGYQKSASLLALQKAQGTLEKKLGGQGVSVKWVEFPAGPQLLEGLNVGAVDVGFVGEAPPIFAQAAGANFVYIGNDPAAPEAEAIVVPKDSPIKSVADLKGRKVALNKGSNVHYLLVRALEKAGVKYSEIQPVFLPPADARAAFERGAVDAWVIWDPFLAAVEKQTGARILADGRGVVHNFAYYLAERGYAQKKPLVIKALFDDSVEQDQWLKAHLKQAAGLIAPLQGLPVEVVELALQRYQFGVQPLTAAVAAEQQKIADAFLELKLIPKPIRIADALPGAPLHTAAK; translated from the coding sequence ATGAAGACTCACGCATTGCTCCGCTCTCTCACTCAACGGCTGGGCGCCCTGGCGCTGGCCTGCGCCATGCCGCTGGCGCAGGCCCAGGGCGGCGATCAGCTCCGCATCGGCTACCAGAAGTCCGCCAGCCTGCTGGCCCTGCAGAAGGCCCAGGGCACGCTGGAAAAGAAGCTCGGCGGCCAGGGCGTGAGCGTGAAATGGGTGGAGTTCCCGGCCGGCCCGCAGCTACTGGAGGGCCTGAACGTGGGCGCGGTGGACGTGGGCTTCGTCGGCGAGGCGCCGCCCATCTTTGCCCAGGCCGCGGGCGCCAACTTCGTCTACATCGGCAACGACCCGGCCGCGCCCGAGGCCGAGGCCATCGTCGTCCCCAAGGATTCGCCCATCAAGAGCGTGGCCGATCTGAAGGGCCGGAAGGTCGCCCTCAACAAGGGCAGCAATGTGCACTACCTGCTGGTGCGCGCGCTGGAAAAGGCCGGCGTGAAGTACAGCGAGATCCAGCCGGTATTCCTGCCGCCCGCCGATGCGCGCGCCGCCTTCGAGCGCGGTGCCGTGGACGCCTGGGTGATCTGGGACCCCTTCCTCGCCGCGGTGGAGAAGCAGACCGGCGCGCGCATCCTGGCCGATGGCCGGGGCGTGGTGCACAACTTCGCCTACTACCTGGCCGAGCGCGGCTACGCGCAGAAGAAGCCGCTGGTGATCAAGGCGCTGTTCGATGACAGCGTCGAGCAGGACCAGTGGCTGAAGGCCCATCTGAAGCAGGCCGCCGGCCTGATCGCGCCGCTGCAGGGCCTGCCGGTGGAGGTGGTGGAACTCGCCCTGCAGCGCTACCAGTTCGGCGTGCAGCCCCTCACCGCCGCGGTGGCCGCCGAGCAGCAGAAGATTGCCGACGCCTTCCTCGAGCTCAAGCTCATCCCCAAGCCCATCCGCATCGCCGACGCCCTGCCCGGCGCGCCCCTGCACACCGCTGCCAAGTAA
- a CDS encoding NAD(P)H-dependent oxidoreductase, translating into MSPYRLAVVVGSPSPASRTKLLAQALADAVAAALPVRVQLIELATLAPQLLAGGEARALAPPAQAALQALAQADLVIAATPVYKGSYTGLFKHLFDLLDPEALVGRPVLLAATGGSDRHALVLDHQLRPLFAFFRALSVPSAVYASPTDLSEAGLASAALQARIGEAAAQAVALLRTLRPRAPAAPLPGPARATASA; encoded by the coding sequence ATGAGCCCCTACCGCCTTGCCGTCGTCGTCGGCAGCCCCAGCCCCGCCTCGCGTACCAAGCTGCTGGCCCAGGCCCTGGCCGACGCCGTGGCCGCCGCCCTGCCGGTGCGCGTGCAACTCATCGAGCTGGCCACGCTGGCGCCGCAGCTGCTGGCCGGCGGCGAGGCGCGCGCGCTGGCGCCGCCGGCGCAGGCGGCCCTGCAGGCGCTCGCACAGGCCGACCTGGTGATTGCCGCCACGCCGGTCTACAAGGGCTCGTACACGGGCCTGTTCAAGCATCTCTTCGACCTGCTGGACCCCGAGGCCCTGGTGGGGCGGCCGGTGCTGCTGGCCGCCACCGGCGGCAGCGATCGCCACGCCCTGGTGCTGGATCACCAGCTGCGCCCGCTGTTCGCCTTCTTTCGCGCCCTCAGCGTGCCCTCGGCGGTCTATGCCTCGCCCACCGATCTGAGCGAGGCCGGCCTGGCCAGCGCCGCCCTGCAGGCCCGCATCGGCGAGGCCGCCGCGCAGGCGGTCGCATTGCTGCGCACGCTGCGCCCACGCGCGCCGGCGGCACCGCTGCCCGGCCCGGCCAGGGCAACGGCCAGCGCATAA
- the glp gene encoding gephyrin-like molybdotransferase Glp, which yields MTHLMTLSLQDIASGLPGYEPNDLEVGLAQAFIARLLPRVQAVEKLSLRSALGRVLAADQISPIAVPAHDNSAMDGYALRGSELNAAGPTRLRVAGTSLAGAGQAQDLPPGCCQRIMTGALMPAGLDTVVPQELSARDGDEIVIAAGSLQPGANRRRAGEDLALGSVALPAGRILQPADLGLLASLGLAEVPVFRRLRVAFFSTGNELRSLGEPLPPGCVYDSNRYTLWAMLQRLGVDALDLGVVPDDPQALRSVFAQAAACADAVITSGGVGVGEADHTKRIMSEQGEVLFWRLAIRPGRPMAIGRLGKSPDAPLLFGLPGNPVAVMVAFYAFVREALLVMGGARPAPLPLLRAASTRALRKRPGRTEYQRGIVSRGPDGRWQVEITGDQGSGILSSMSRANGLVVLGHRQGEVAAGDEVDVLPFEGLV from the coding sequence ATGACGCACCTCATGACACTCAGCCTCCAAGACATCGCCAGCGGCCTGCCCGGCTACGAACCCAATGACCTCGAAGTGGGCCTGGCCCAGGCCTTCATCGCCCGCCTGCTGCCGCGCGTGCAGGCGGTGGAGAAGCTATCGCTGCGCAGCGCGCTCGGTCGCGTGCTGGCGGCCGACCAGATCTCGCCGATCGCCGTGCCCGCGCATGACAACTCGGCGATGGACGGCTACGCCCTGCGCGGCAGCGAGCTGAACGCCGCCGGCCCGACCCGCCTGCGCGTGGCCGGCACCAGCCTGGCCGGCGCCGGCCAGGCGCAAGACCTGCCCCCCGGCTGCTGCCAGCGCATCATGACCGGGGCCCTGATGCCCGCGGGACTGGATACGGTGGTGCCGCAGGAGCTGAGCGCACGCGACGGTGATGAGATCGTGATCGCGGCCGGCAGCCTGCAGCCCGGCGCCAACCGCCGCCGCGCCGGCGAGGACCTGGCCCTGGGCAGCGTGGCCCTGCCCGCCGGCCGCATCCTGCAGCCCGCCGATCTGGGCCTGCTGGCCTCGCTGGGCCTGGCCGAGGTGCCGGTGTTCCGCCGCCTGCGCGTGGCCTTCTTCTCCACCGGCAACGAGTTGCGCTCGCTGGGCGAGCCGCTGCCGCCCGGCTGCGTCTACGACAGCAACCGCTACACCCTCTGGGCCATGCTGCAGCGCCTGGGCGTGGACGCGCTGGACCTGGGCGTGGTGCCCGACGATCCGCAAGCGCTGCGCAGCGTGTTCGCCCAGGCCGCCGCCTGCGCCGACGCCGTCATCACCTCGGGCGGCGTGGGCGTGGGCGAGGCCGACCACACCAAGCGCATCATGAGCGAACAGGGCGAGGTGCTGTTCTGGCGCCTGGCGATCCGCCCGGGCCGCCCGATGGCGATCGGCCGGCTCGGCAAGAGCCCCGACGCCCCCCTGCTGTTCGGCTTGCCCGGCAACCCGGTGGCGGTGATGGTGGCCTTCTACGCCTTCGTGCGCGAGGCCTTGCTGGTGATGGGTGGGGCAAGACCTGCCCCCCTGCCCCTGCTGCGCGCCGCCAGCACGCGCGCGCTGCGCAAGCGCCCGGGCCGCACCGAATACCAGCGCGGCATCGTCAGCCGCGGGCCCGACGGGCGCTGGCAGGTGGAGATCACCGGCGACCAGGGCTCGGGCATCCTCTCCAGCATGAGCCGCGCCAACGGCCTGGTGGTGCTGGGCCACCGGCAGGGCGAGGTGGCGGCGGGCGATGAGGTGGACGTGCTGCCCTTCGAGGGGCTGGTCTAA
- a CDS encoding GNAT family N-acetyltransferase, giving the protein MQAADLADYKALRDAMLLRHEDAFTSDAATEATRPAASYQPRLHASVGGSALFTLVAWQGGRMVAALTCEREPRQKVRHVAHLVGMMVADASQGQGLGRRLLAQALSLLRSEPELELVTLSVSAGNVAALRLYEGAGFTRYGLLPRAIRLPDGRYIDKALMVCPLRKP; this is encoded by the coding sequence ATGCAAGCCGCCGACCTGGCGGACTACAAGGCGCTGCGCGATGCCATGCTGCTACGCCACGAGGACGCCTTCACCTCCGACGCCGCCACCGAGGCCACCCGCCCCGCCGCCAGCTACCAGCCGCGCCTGCACGCCAGCGTGGGCGGCAGCGCCCTCTTCACCCTGGTGGCCTGGCAGGGCGGCCGCATGGTGGCGGCGCTCACCTGCGAGCGCGAGCCGCGCCAGAAGGTGCGCCATGTGGCGCATCTGGTGGGCATGATGGTGGCCGACGCGAGCCAGGGCCAGGGCCTCGGCCGGCGTCTGCTGGCCCAGGCCCTGAGCCTGCTGCGCAGCGAGCCCGAGCTGGAGCTGGTGACGCTCAGCGTCAGCGCCGGCAATGTGGCGGCGCTGCGCCTTTACGAAGGCGCGGGTTTCACGCGCTACGGCCTGCTGCCGCGCGCCATCCGCCTGCCCGACGGCCGCTACATCGACAAGGCCTTGATGGTCTGCCCGCTACGCAAGCCATGA
- the mobA gene encoding molybdenum cofactor guanylyltransferase MobA, with amino-acid sequence MNSSSAADITGLLLCGGRGSRMGGVDKGLQPLQGRPLVEHVLERLGPQVGTLLINANRNLARYGAYGHAVLADASADYAGPLAGLLAGLQACRTRWLLAVPCDAPRLPLDLAARLLRAAEREGAAVALPVTERVQPVFCLLRQDLAPGLSAYLAGGGHRVEACLRAQPHVLVPFDRDGDAAAFFNANSLDELQRLAAD; translated from the coding sequence ATGAACAGCAGCAGCGCCGCTGACATCACCGGCCTGCTGCTCTGCGGCGGCCGTGGCAGCCGCATGGGCGGGGTCGACAAGGGCTTGCAGCCCCTGCAAGGGCGGCCGCTGGTCGAGCATGTGCTGGAACGCCTGGGCCCCCAAGTGGGCACGCTGCTGATCAATGCCAACCGCAACCTGGCGCGCTATGGCGCCTACGGCCATGCGGTGCTGGCCGACGCCTCCGCCGACTATGCCGGCCCGCTGGCCGGGCTGCTGGCCGGCCTGCAGGCCTGCCGCACGCGCTGGCTGCTGGCCGTGCCCTGCGACGCGCCACGCCTGCCGCTGGACCTGGCGGCGCGGCTGCTGCGCGCCGCCGAGCGCGAAGGCGCGGCCGTCGCCCTGCCCGTCACCGAGCGCGTCCAGCCGGTGTTCTGCCTGCTCAGGCAAGACCTGGCCCCGGGCTTAAGCGCCTACCTGGCGGGCGGCGGCCACCGCGTCGAGGCCTGCCTGCGTGCCCAGCCGCATGTGCTGGTTCCCTTCGACCGCGACGGCGATGCCGCCGCCTTCTTCAATGCCAACAGCCTCGATGAACTCCAGCGCCTTGCCGCAGACTGA
- the moaA gene encoding GTP 3',8-cyclase MoaA: MTDGVIPLIDQRLVALVPAVPRELPAATGLLADALGRPLRDLRISVTDRCNFRCSYCMPKEVFDHYHEFLPHAELLSFEEITRLARIFVAQGVQKLRLTGGEPLLRRHLERLIEMLAGLRTVEGAPLDLTLTTNGSLLAKKARALKDAGLQRVTVSLDALDDAVFQRMNDVGFPVAEVLRGIEAAQAAGLTPIKVNMVVKRGSNDDQILAMARHFRGTGVVLRFIEYMDVGASNGWRMDEVLPSAELLARLQAEFTLQPLSASAPGETAERWAYADGAGEIGLISSVTQAFCGDCNRARLSTEGKLYTCLFAHRGHDLRALLREQGRSDAEIAGALAGVWAGRSDRYSQLRGANAGDAAGEARGERRIEMHYIGG; this comes from the coding sequence ATGACAGACGGTGTGATTCCCCTGATCGACCAGCGCCTGGTGGCGCTGGTGCCGGCCGTGCCGCGCGAGCTGCCCGCCGCCACCGGCCTGCTGGCCGATGCGCTGGGCCGGCCGCTGCGCGATCTGCGCATCTCGGTCACCGACCGCTGCAACTTCCGCTGCAGCTACTGCATGCCCAAGGAGGTGTTCGATCACTACCACGAGTTCCTGCCGCATGCCGAGCTGCTGAGCTTCGAGGAGATCACCCGGCTGGCGCGCATCTTCGTGGCCCAGGGGGTGCAGAAGCTGCGCCTCACCGGCGGCGAGCCCCTGTTGCGCCGCCACCTCGAACGCCTGATCGAAATGCTGGCCGGCCTGCGCACCGTCGAGGGCGCGCCGCTGGACCTGACCCTCACCACCAATGGCTCGCTGCTGGCCAAGAAGGCGCGTGCCCTGAAGGATGCCGGGCTGCAACGCGTCACCGTGAGCCTGGACGCGCTGGACGACGCGGTGTTCCAGCGCATGAACGACGTTGGCTTCCCGGTCGCCGAGGTGCTGCGCGGCATCGAGGCGGCGCAGGCCGCGGGCCTCACGCCCATCAAGGTCAATATGGTGGTCAAGCGCGGCAGCAACGACGACCAGATCCTCGCCATGGCGCGGCATTTCCGCGGCACCGGCGTGGTGCTGCGCTTCATCGAATACATGGACGTGGGCGCCAGCAACGGCTGGCGCATGGACGAGGTGCTGCCCTCGGCCGAGTTGCTGGCGCGCTTGCAGGCCGAGTTCACGCTGCAGCCGCTCTCGGCCAGCGCGCCGGGCGAGACCGCCGAGCGCTGGGCCTATGCCGACGGGGCGGGCGAGATCGGCCTGATCTCCAGCGTCACCCAGGCCTTCTGCGGCGACTGCAACCGCGCGCGCCTGTCCACCGAGGGCAAGCTCTACACCTGCTTGTTCGCGCACCGCGGCCACGACCTGCGCGCGCTGCTGCGCGAGCAGGGCCGCAGCGATGCCGAGATCGCCGGCGCGCTGGCGGGCGTGTGGGCCGGCCGCAGCGACCGCTATTCGCAGCTGCGCGGTGCCAACGCGGGTGATGCCGCCGGCGAGGCGCGCGGCGAGCGCCGCATCGAAATGCATTACATCGGAGGCTGA